The sequence below is a genomic window from Granulicatella elegans.
AACAATAAAAGGAATATCAATAAATTGATAAGGAGATATATAAGGTGAAAACATTATTAAAAAAGAAAACGGGGCTATTAATGGCCACATTAGTAGTATTTGGCGTTATGGCTGGAACTACACGAGCATTTGCTGATGGCAGTGCAGAAACAGTTAAGCAAGATCGGCAAGGTGGTATTGGGGAGTATCAAAGTCACGACAAATATACGGAAATAGACATGCAGGAGCCGATTATACCAGACGCAGAGCTGCATGTTTATTCTGTAAAAGACGATAACGGCTCGCCTGCAGCCACAACAACTATCACGTACAAAAATTCGCTTGGAGTTTTCCCTCAGCTTACAGGCGTAAGGGAGTATAAAGCCGTTGCAAAGGAAGGTTGGATTTTTAAGAACTGGACGTACGAGCAGTTTTTTAATGGCAAGGACTACGAAAACTACAAAGATCCTGCAGGGGGGGTCTCTTCATTCTCGGAAAATCGCAACAGCAATAAAACTCCTTATACATCGGGAAATGTGATTTCCGTAAACAGGACGGGAACTATAGGAGAAACAGTATTCAGTAAGCGAATTTATAAGGTCTATGCAAACCTTAATCCTACTATAAAGGCAACTGCCGGTGAAGGCGGATCGATAACTTCTGCCGGAACGACAGAAGTCTCATACGGAGGAAATCAGAAATACGATTTTACACCCAACAAAGGATACGTAATAGCTTCGCTGAAGATAGACGGAGTAGAACAGACCGTCAAACCTGCAGCTTCGGGTTCATATGAATTCAATGCGGTAAAATCGCCTCACACTATAGAAGTAAGCTTTAAAAAAGCGAAAGATTCTGTGCCTATGACGAAATTGAAGCCGCAGACACCAGCTCCTAAGCCGGAGCCTAAGACACCAGCTCCTAAGCCAGAGCCTAAGACACCAGCATCTAAGCCAGAGCCTAAGACACCAGCATCTAAGCCGGAGCCTGAGACACCAGCATCTAAGCCGGAGCCTGAGACACCAGCATCTAAGCCGGAGCCTGAAAAGCGTATTGGTATGCTTCCTAAGACAGGCGAATCAGCATCATATGCAGGCTTGCTCGCAGCGCTTGGCTTCTCAATTGCAGGACTTGCAATTCTTCGTAAGAAGAAAATGATGGAAGAAAACAATAAGTAGGCACTGCTTGTTTTAAGTAACTAGCATTGTTTATTGGAAGATGGCTCTAGCTATATGTTAGAGCCATCTTTTTGTATGTCATCTTGTGAGTGTTATTTGAGAATATGATGCTCCAGCTTGCGCATCAGGGGTTAAGCAGTACAGGGATAATCATTTATGGAAGTTTTCTATTAATTGGGATATATTCACTTAAATCGCTTATGTAAAATCTTAAGTGTTTTTAGCTTTCAATTTAATGATCTTCTTCTACCATTTCTAAACATTCATCTAAATCAAATTCTTCTGTGAATTCTGGATCCAGATGGGTTAAGAAGTGCCAATCTTCAGAATCTTTTTTTCTAAATAGGATTGCTTCTCCGTCTTCTGATCCGAAGTAGGCTCTTTCTACTTGGTAGCCTTTCTTTTCTAAATTTTTCTTTACTTCTAAATAATTATTTTCTCTCACTTCGATATATTCTCTTAAATCTGAATTCGCCACTGTGTAGGCATCCACTCTAGTTGCACCTTCTATGATTCCTTTTCCTTTTTTAGATAGGTTTGGAAGTTCTTTCCAATATACTTCTACATCGTCATCTTCTGTAAACATAAACTTAGTTAGTGGTACTATGTTGCCATTTATTTCTAGTTCCATGTAGTTTGAGATTGAATCTAGCTTTATAGTTTCGTATTCAAATCCGTCTATCTCTTCAAATTTGTATCCTTTAAGTTGAGATACAAATTTTCTTCCTTCTTCTATGGTGTCAAATAGTCCTAGCTCTGTGCTTATTCCATCTTGGTATAATTCTAATATAAACATTTTTTCTCCTTATCTCTATTGATACTATTTTTATTTTCATAAGTGTTTTCGATGTATATATCCCCTTTTTCTGATCCTATATTTATACTACCATATTATTTCACTACATTGGAAATGAAATTGGATAGGATTATTCGAAGGGCAGTCCGGAGCTTCGGAGCAAGAAAGCACTTGTTCAAATGATTAAGGAAGAAAAACTTAAAGAGCTTGAAACAAGGAAGTTCATTGAGAATGCCTTTCGTGTTGGTGGTTCATTTACCGCAGATACACCTAAAGTTTTGAACTATGTTGATTCCTCTTCAAAGCAACCCTTAATGATGGTAGCTGATGATACTGTAACTTATGATTAGCGCACATACTTTTTGGTATGTGTTATAATGAGGTACAAGAAAACGACCACACAGGAGTATTTCTACTCTTGTATGGTCGTTTTTTCTTTTTGTACCGCTTAAAGGCGATCAGTTAAACTTTGTTTTCTTCAATCCCTAACTGAACGCTCCTTTAGTAGCTTTTTTGTTTTACATGAAATATCCTAAGTAATAACGAACAAATAATGCAGCAGCTACAGCACCGATAAATGGAGCAGTACCTGGAACTAATAATCCATATTGCCAGTCATTAGTTACTTTGTTTTTGATTGGTAATACTTGGTAAGCTAAACGAGGACCTAAGTCACGAGCTTGGTTCATCGCAAATCCTGTAGTACCTCCTAGACCCATACCAATAGCCCATACAAGTAAACCAACAATAATGTTTAATTGATCTTTATTCACTTGTTCAGTAGCTAAAATAGCTGTTAAGAAAATAAATGTTGCAAATGCTTCGACGAAGTAGTTACGAGGTAAGTTACGGCAGTTAGGGTTTGTAGAGAAGATATTACGAATCGCAATTCCATCTACTTGACCTTCAGAAGCTGTAAAGTGGTCTGCATACATGAACCATACGATAACTGCACCTACGAAAGCTCCTAAAAATTCAGCAATTGCTACAGGAATAAATTGTTCAGCAGGTAATAATCCTAATACAACTTTTGCTAATGCCATTGCTGGGTTAATACTAACTCCACCAAAGATGAATAATGTAACAGTAATACCGAATGCCCATGTTGTGATAGCAAATAAGTGACCTGAACCATTATATTTAGTTTTTTTCAATACTTCGTCACAGTGTACCCCAACCCCGAATAAAATCATAAGGGCAGTTCCCATAAATTCTGATAATAATAAGTGAATAAATTCTTGTGTAAACATATAAAATAAAAGACTCCTTTTTGTTTTTAATTTTAAATTATAACAATATTTCTTTTTCTAATAGTTGATAGACTTTTCCAATTGGTAATTGATGTTCTTTGGCTAGTCTGGCACAATCCTCGTACTCGAGAGTTGTTTTAGAGATGTTTTGGTATGTGTTTTGTTTGACACGAATCGTTCCTAAACTTGTTTCGACTTCTTGAAAAGTTCGTTGCATGACTTTTCTTGAAATTTTTTGATAACGAAATCCAATGGTGCTTGTTTGTTCAAATAGAATGTTAGTAAATTCCTCTAATTGTGTGAGAGAAATTAGAAGAGTTACATGAATCGCGGGACGATTTTTTTTCGCTAAAACACTGAAATAAGTAACATCTAGTGCTCCTTTTTCATATAGGAAATTCATTAAATAACCCATTTGTTCAGGTGTTTGATCATCGATTGTAGTGTCGATTTGATAAATATCATCGTCTAATTGATGTACTTCTTTGAACGAGTGAGTGGTTGGCTGACATAGGCTTCCACGTAGAGCATTGAATTTTCCAGTATCTCGTTTACCAAATCCATAACCGACAGAAGTAATTTCCAAGTTTTCAGGAATAGTAAAATCTGGATGAATCGCTTTGAGCAAGGCAATACCTGTTGGTGTAATCAGTTCAGTTTTAATATCAAAGTCTTGATGAATTAAGATAGAAGTTCCTTTTCTTAATTGCATGACTGCGGGTACAGGCACAGGCATAACGCCATGAGCAACTTTGATAGTACCACTACCTTCGACTAAAGGTGCGCTATACACTTTTGTAATTCCTAAGTTTTCATACAAAA
It includes:
- the larC gene encoding nickel pincer cofactor biosynthesis protein LarC, which translates into the protein MTHLFLEPLSGISGDMLNGLLIDLGASSDYLQQELKKLAVDGYHLHIHKIAKSSIYGIDFDVHLDHGEKDQGVHGDFSHDHDHHHEHDHHHGHDHHHEHGHHHHHDDVRGLQEIIEIFENSTVSDFVKEKSMEVFRDIARAESAVHQVPIEHIHFHEVGAIDSIVDIASFFILYENLGITKVYSAPLVEGSGTIKVAHGVMPVPVPAVMQLRKGTSILIHQDFDIKTELITPTGIALLKAIHPDFTIPENLEITSVGYGFGKRDTGKFNALRGSLCQPTTHSFKEVHQLDDDIYQIDTTIDDQTPEQMGYLMNFLYEKGALDVTYFSVLAKKNRPAIHVTLLISLTQLEEFTNILFEQTSTIGFRYQKISRKVMQRTFQEVETSLGTIRVKQNTYQNISKTTLEYEDCARLAKEHQLPIGKVYQLLEKEILL
- the larD gene encoding D/L-lactic acid transporter LarD, yielding MFTQEFIHLLLSEFMGTALMILFGVGVHCDEVLKKTKYNGSGHLFAITTWAFGITVTLFIFGGVSINPAMALAKVVLGLLPAEQFIPVAIAEFLGAFVGAVIVWFMYADHFTASEGQVDGIAIRNIFSTNPNCRNLPRNYFVEAFATFIFLTAILATEQVNKDQLNIIVGLLVWAIGMGLGGTTGFAMNQARDLGPRLAYQVLPIKNKVTNDWQYGLLVPGTAPFIGAVAAALFVRYYLGYFM
- a CDS encoding LPXTG cell wall anchor domain-containing protein, with amino-acid sequence MKTLLKKKTGLLMATLVVFGVMAGTTRAFADGSAETVKQDRQGGIGEYQSHDKYTEIDMQEPIIPDAELHVYSVKDDNGSPAATTTITYKNSLGVFPQLTGVREYKAVAKEGWIFKNWTYEQFFNGKDYENYKDPAGGVSSFSENRNSNKTPYTSGNVISVNRTGTIGETVFSKRIYKVYANLNPTIKATAGEGGSITSAGTTEVSYGGNQKYDFTPNKGYVIASLKIDGVEQTVKPAASGSYEFNAVKSPHTIEVSFKKAKDSVPMTKLKPQTPAPKPEPKTPAPKPEPKTPASKPEPKTPASKPEPETPASKPEPETPASKPEPEKRIGMLPKTGESASYAGLLAALGFSIAGLAILRKKKMMEENNK